A window of Solanum stenotomum isolate F172 chromosome 3, ASM1918654v1, whole genome shotgun sequence contains these coding sequences:
- the LOC125860641 gene encoding protein ALTERED XYLOGLUCAN 9-like: MLGAVQLGLFAAGVVLFVPMGMAGWHLSRNKMLFFSCALFITLAVGVHLVPYFPSVTSFLSSGSSSGSDSSSSVIVNRDSCFSLLHQVAFDFQELSNNSKRGSWKWIESENVVDCDFQKLTKNDASDLLNGSWVVVAGDSQARLMVVSLLELLLGETKMEIIKKDLFLRHSDYNIFVDEIGMKLDFIWAPYMSNLTDLIMGFKEKKSYPDVFVMGAGLWDMLHVNNASEYGVSLKSLKDSVVLLLPVSSVFANGDGSGTNNVVPVRSPNLFWLGMPKLISSMLKTDEKREKMDDVMWQAYNDELYRSKLLQQSGGPLFLLDVHSLSNNCGADCTSDGMHYQGAVYEAAVHIMLNGLLIESNQKL; this comes from the coding sequence atgtTGGGTGCTGTCCAATTAGGACTTTTTGCAGCAGGGGTTGTACTTTTTGTCCCTATGGGTATGGCAGGTTGGCATTTGAGCCGTAACAAGATGCTCTTTTTCAGCTGTGCCCTTTTCATTACTCTTGCTGTTGGTGTTCATCTTGTTCCATATTTCCCTTCTGTTACATCTTTTCTTTCATCAGGTTCAAGTTCAGGTTCAGATTCTTCATCATCTGTTATTGTAAATCGTGATTCATGTTTTTCTTTACTTCATCAAGTAGCATTTGATTTTCAAGAATTGAGTAATAATAGTAAAAGGGGTTCTTGGAAATGGATTGAGTCTGAAAATGTTGTAGATTGTGATTTCCAGAAGTTGACTAAGAATGATGCTTCAGATTTGTTAAATGGGTCATGGGTTGTTGTTGCTGGGGATTCACAAGCAAGGTTAATGGTGGTTTCACTTTTGGAGTTGTTATTGGGGGAAACTAAGATGGAGATAATAAAGAAGGATCTTTTCTTGAGGCATAGTGATTATAACATATTTGTTGATGAGATTGGGATGAAGCTGGACTTTATATGGGCACCTTATATGAGTAATTTGACTGATTTGATAATGGggtttaaagaaaaaaagagttatCCTGATGTATTTGTGATGGGGGCAGGGTTATGGGATATGTTACACGTAAATAATGCGTCGGAATATGGTGTTTCGTTAAAGTCTTTGAAGGATTCAGTAGTGTTGTTGTTACCAGTTTCTTCAGTGTTTGCTAACGGTGATGGTTCTGGGACGAATAATGTGGTTCCAGTTCGGTCACCCAACTTGTTTTGGTTGGGGATGCCTAAGTTGATAAGCTCAATGTTGAAAACAGATGAGAAGAGGGAGAAGATGGATGATGTAATGTGGCAAGCTTATAATGACGAACTTTACAGAAGTAAGCTGCTTCAACAATCTGGTGGACCGTTGTTTTTGCTGGACGTGCATTCGTTGAGTAATAACTGTGGAGCTGATTGTACGTCCGATGGAATGCATTATCAGGGGGCTGTCTATGAAGCTGCTGTACATATCATGTTAAATGGATTGCTGATAGAATCTAACCAGAAGCTATGA
- the LOC125860771 gene encoding expansin-A13-like, with product MLLQLLLTLTLCSTFSLAHSHYNWSPSSSSTAAAAHPSEWRPGRATYYAPADPRDVVGGACGYGDLERSGYGKSTAGVSTVLFEKGQICGACFEVRCVEELRWCIPGTSIIVTATNFCAPNYGFEPDGGGHCNPPNAHFVLPIEAFEKIAIWKASNMPVQYRRIKCRKEGGVRFTINGAGIFLSVLISNVAGTGDIVAAKVKGSRTGWLPMGRIWGQNWHISADLKNQPLAFEITSSDGVTLTSYNVAPKIWNFGQTFQGKQFES from the exons ATGTTGCTACAATTATTACTAACACTCACACTGTGTAGTACATTCTCACTAGCTCACTCCCACTACAATTGGTCACCGTCTTCCTCCTCCACCGCCGCCGCCGCTCACCCATCGGAGTGGCGGCCGGGACGGGCCACCTACTATGCTCCTGCAGATCCGCGGGATGTAGTAGGTGGCGCGTGTGGATACGGTGATTTAGAGAGAAGTGGGTATGGTAAATCGACAGCTGGAGTAAGCACTGTGCTATTCGAAAAGGGTCAGATTTGCGGAGCTTGCTTTGAAGTTCGATGTGTTGAGGAACTCCGATGGTGTATTCCGGGTACTTCAATTATTGTTACTGCAACGAATTTTTGTGCTCCGAATTATGGATTTGAACCTGATGGCGGTGGACATTGTAACCCTCCGAATGCTCATTTTGTTCTGCCGATTGAAGCTTTTGAGAAAATTGCGATTTGGAAAGCTTCGAATATGCCTGTTCAGTATCGAAG AATAAAGTGCAGAAAGGAAGGAGGAGTTCGATTCACGATCAATGGTGCTGGAATATTCTTGTCTGTGCTAATCAGTAACGTTGCAGGCACGGGTGATATAGTGGCAGCAAAAGTTAAGGGTTCAAGAACAGGATGGCTTCCTATGGGTAGGATCTGGGGCCAAAACTGGCATATAAGTGCGGACTTGAAGAATCAACCACTAGCTTTCGAGATAACAAGCAGTGATGGAGTCACCTTAACATCTTACAATGTTGCTCCGAAGATCTGGAATTTTGGACAGACTTTTCAAGGTAAGCAGTTTGAATCGTAG
- the LOC125858998 gene encoding phytoene synthase 1, chloroplastic, which produces MSVALLWVVSPCEVSNGTGFLESVREGKSFFDSLRHRNLVSNERINRGGGKQTNNGRKFSVRSAIVATPSGERTMTSEQMVYDVVLRQAALVKRQLRSTDELEVKRDIPIPGNLGLLSEAYDRCGEVCAEYAKTFNLGTMLMTPERRRAIWAIYVWCRRTDELVDGPNASYITPAALDRWEARLEDVFNGRPFDMLDGALSDTVSNFPVDIQPFRDMIEGMRMDLRKSRYKNFDELYLYCYYVAGTVGLMSVPIMGIAPESKATTESVYNAALALGIANQLTNILRDVGEDARRGRVYLPQDELAQAGLSDEDIFAGRVTDKWRIFMKKQIHRARKFFDDAEKGVTELSAPSRFPVWASLILYRKILDEIEANDYNNFTRRAYVSKSKKLIALPIAYAKSLVPPTRTISLLS; this is translated from the exons ATGTCTGTTGCCTTGTTATGGGTTGTTTCTCCTTGTGAGGTCTCAAATGGGACAGGATTCTTGGAATCAGTCCGGGAGGGAAAAAGTTTTTTTGATTCATTGAGGCATAGGAATTTGGTGTCCAATGAGAGAATCAATAGAGGTGGTGGAAAACAAACTAATAATGGACGGAAATTTTCTGTACGGTCTGCTATTGTGGCTACTCCATCTGGTGAACGAACGATGACATCGGAACAGATGGTCTATGATGTGGTTTTGAGGCAGGCAGCCTTGGTGAAGAGGCAGCTGAGATCTACCGATGAGTTAGAAGTGAAGCGAGACATACCTATTCCTGGGAATTTGGGCTTGTTAAGTGAAGCATATGATAGGTGTGGTGAAGTATGTGCAGAGTACGCAAAGACGTTTAACTTAG GAACTATGCTAATGACTCCCGAGAGAAGAAGAGCTATCTGGGCAATATATG tatggtgCAGGAGAACAGATGAACTTGTTGATGGCCCGAATGCATCATATATTACCCCAGCAGCCTTAGATAGGTGGGAAGCTAGGCTAGAAGATGTTTTCAATGGGCGGCCATTTGACATGCTTGATGGTGCTTTGTCCGATACAGTTTCCAACTTTCCAGTTGATATTCAG CCATTCAGAGATATGATTGAAGGAATGCGTATGGACTTGAGGAAGTCGAGATACAAAAACTTCGACGAACTATATCTCTATTGTTATTATGTTGCTGGTACGGTTGGGTTGATGAGTGTTCCAATTATGGGTATCGCACCTGAATCAAAGGCAACAACAGAGAGTGTATATAATGCTGCTTTGGCTTTGGGGATCGCAAATCAATTAACCAACATACTCAGAGATGTTGGAGAAGA TGCCAGAAGAGGAAGAGTCTACTTGCCTCAAGACGAATTAGCACAGGCAGGTCTATCTGACGAAGACATATTTGCTGGAAGGGTGACCGATAAATGGAGAATATTTATGAAGAAGCAAATCCATAGGGCAAGAAAGTTCTTTGATGATGCAGAGAAAGGAGTGACAGAATTAAGCGCACCTAGTAGATTCCCT GTATGGGCATCTTTGATCTTGTACCGCAAGATTCTCGACGAGATTGAAGCCAATGACTACAACAACTTCACAAGGAGAGCTTATGTGAGCAAATCAAAGAAGTTGATTGCATTACCTATTGCATATGCAAAATCTCTTGTGCCTCCTACAAGAACTATCTCTCTTCTAAGCTAA
- the LOC125859926 gene encoding uncharacterized protein LOC125859926: MDGGDRVIRRRKSLTERLGLKRIGCCGSTWGIMPATTFNVVDDEDENDDVEVMSHHIHTPPETPSAMTTCLAVAGGGSSGMNLAAALAAERHFRADYDNNNEVNIHPGSRPGPLRPYESGLRNVPTYDNNEVNIRPGPNSDSGLNRPDEGVSGNVPGTPTRMSLMRLLEETEVYEGELLMEKEEEGDGGVGVGSDSVCCVCMRRKKGAAFIPCGHTFCRVCSRELWVNRGCCPLCNRSILEILDIY, encoded by the coding sequence ATGGACGGTGGTGATCGAGTTATAAGACGACGAAAGAGTCTAACTGAACGGCTAGGATTAAAAAGAATCGGATGTTGCGGGTCCACTTGGGGTATTATGCCAGCAACAACGTTTAATGTCGTTGACGATGAAGACGAAAACGACGACGTAGAAGTGATGAGTCATCATATCCACACACCGCCAGAAACACCGTCAGCTATGACAACGTGTCTGGCGGTGGCCGGAGGAGGAAGTTCCGGGATGAACTTGGCGGCCGCATTGGCCGCCGAACGCCACTTCAGAGCGGATTATGACAATAATAATGAAGTCAACATCCATCCCGGATCAAGGCCCGGCCCACTAAGGCCCTATGAAAGTGGCCTGAGGAATGTACCAACTTATGACAACAATGAAGTCAACATTAGGCCCGGCCCGAACTCGGATTCGGGACTTAATAGGCCCGATGAAGGTGTCTCGGGAAATGTTCCCGGGACGCCAACAAGAATGTCATTGATGAGGTTGTTAGAGGAAACAGAAGTGTATGAAGGAGAATTATTgatggagaaagaagaagagggggatggtggggtgggggtggggagtGATAGTGTGTGTTGTGTGTgtatgagaagaaaaaaaggagcaGCATTTATACCATGTGGTCACACATTTTGCAGGGTGTGTTCAAGAGAGCTTTGGGTAAATCGAGGATGTTGTCCACTTTGTAATAGATCCATTCTTGAAATTCTCGACatttactaa